The Raphanus sativus cultivar WK10039 chromosome 2, ASM80110v3, whole genome shotgun sequence DNA segment ATTTTTCTGTATCTGTGATGTAGATAAAATGGATATGCCCAACTGCTCCTTCTCAACCTATAAGTTTATTTGGTGGTTTTCCCTCTACAGCTTGTAAGTTGTTTGCTTCGCAGCCTTCCTCTTTCGTTCTGGTTAAGTGGAAACTGTTACTAACCGAAATAGAAAGGGAGGGTTTGATCAGTTGCTACTGTAATTTATGAAGGGTTTGATGTTGTGGGCATCAATGAAGATGGACTTGATGATGTAGAAGGACTGGATGGGGCTGCCGCACATGTTGCAAATTTGTTGTCGAATGAGCCTGGTGATAGTAAGTTTTTCTTCTAACCTGCCTCTTCATTCCCCTCCATGGATCACTTGAATAGTAAAAAGATCTAGTAAGCAAGACAATTATAACTTTCTACAAATTGATGTATGGTACATTGTTGTAGTTGAACAGTAGAAGTTCAAATATAGAGAAAAACATTGTTTTTGAAattcttttttctaaaaaagaatTTCAAACTTTCATTGCTCAAAAGTTAAATTAGGCGTTGGAGGGTTCAGCATGGGTGCAGGGACGTCTTTATATTCTGCGACATGTTTTGCACTCGGTAAATATGGAAATGGCAATCCTTACCCTATCAATTTAAGCACAGTCATTGGCTTAAGCGGTTGGCTTCCTTGTGCAAAGTAAAGTTTCTTCTTTGTCCGAAATCGTTCTTCTAGTCTAAGAGTTTTTTTATGAATTAACTGGATATTTGAATgacttttgtatatttattatctttgtTTTGAAGGACACTGACTGGCAAACTAGAAGAGGAACAGATCAAGAACCGAGCTGCGTCGTTACCCATTTTAGTTTGTCATGGAAAAGGTAACACTACCCTTAAAGACTTTGAAATGTTTCATCAAGATACAAGTAAAAGAAGGGTTacattttgaagattatgtgtGATTTCCAGGTGATGATGTGGTACCGTACAAGTTTGGGGAGAAATCTTCACAAGCCTTGATATCACATGGGTTTAAGAAAACCACCTTCAAAGCTTACACTGGACTTGGCCACTATACCATCCCACAGGAGATGAATGAGTTATGCTCGTGGTTAACATCTAACCTCGGCCTGGAAGGTTGAAAAGGCTTTTCAATCATGTCACTTTTTGATGAAAAAACCCTTCAAAATCTTGAAAGTTACATTGATTTTGATTAGATCCTTCATTCtatcagaaaaaaaataattagatccTTCGTATTTTCACTTTAATATGTATACATTGGGGAATATATGTAACATCAAAGTATTAGTAGTGGTGGTAGTCTTAAAAGTTGAGAGATTAAGAAGTATTCAAAGATAACAAATAAtgacaaatataattttttaaaaatattatgaaatttgTAAGTTATTgtaacatataaaaaattaatatatttaattaattccagatatttttgaatttttattcgAAGTTCGGTTTGATTCGGAACCCAAAAATATACAGCATTAAAATTTCGTTTAGATAAGTTTTCTCATTGTAAGTTAAGATCAGAACTTTGATTTGGAGTAAAAATGATAAAGTCCCGAGACTTGTATGGTTTAAGatcgaaattaaaataattaagatatcTCCGTTGGTTGCGCGCGGTTAGCTGAATACAAAGTCGACGCGTGTGAGGGGAATAGTTCGACACGTGTGAGGACCAGACTCGTCGGAGTCATCGTTTCTCATCAAGCGCGGGGAGAAGTAGAAAACAGAGACGCTTGcttgctctcttcttcttcgtatcactctctctctctctcaagatcTGTAACTCTATTGACTTAGCCCAACGACGAACAACACACTCTACTCTCACGATGAACCTAAGAACCCACGCCTACGCAGGCAACCCCCTGAGATCCAAAACCCCAAAATCCACCGACTCCTTCTCACCTTCCTCTGCTTTCGAATCcctcaaaaccctaatccctTCAATCCCCAATCACCCCACGCCTTCTCCCGATTTCAAAGTCCTCCCCTTTAGCAAAGGCCGCCCACTGGTGTTCTCCAGCGGCGGCGGAGACGCTTCCGCGACGCCTCTCTGGCATCTGGGATGGATCGGCTTATCCGATTGCAAGGCTCTGTTAGCGAGTCGCGGTGGGGTCGATCTCGACGAGAACTCGCTTGTGTATCTAGGACCCAAGGTGGAGGAAGATTTGGTGTGTTGGGCTGTTGACGTGTCGTCTGAAGAAGAACACGGCGTCGTTTTGGAATTGGCGAATAGGAAGCTCTGTTTCGTCGAGCTGAGAACGCTAATGGTGGCTGCTGAC contains these protein-coding regions:
- the LOC108829538 gene encoding uncharacterized protein LOC108829538, translating into MSISGAALGSGRILGRAVEFGKTHVVRPKGKHQATIVWLHGLGDNGSSWSQLLETLPLPNIKWICPTAPSQPISLFGGFPSTAWFDVVGINEDGLDDVEGLDGAAAHVANLLSNEPGDIKLGVGGFSMGAGTSLYSATCFALGKYGNGNPYPINLSTVIGLSGWLPCAKTLTGKLEEEQIKNRAASLPILVCHGKGDDVVPYKFGEKSSQALISHGFKKTTFKAYTGLGHYTIPQEMNELCSWLTSNLGLEG